A window of Jannaschia sp. M317 contains these coding sequences:
- a CDS encoding DUF3179 domain-containing protein, with translation MRALFLALTLALVPTLALADPTFWRVEWPNTDFSRSSVDYAEVLSGGPPKDGIPAIDGPTFGPVAGKRGLDPREPVIALELSGATPRAYPIRYLTWHEIVNDDVGGLPVAVTFCPLCNSAITFDRRVDGRVLSFGVSGKLRHSDMIMYDRQTESWWQQAVGQGIVGELMGAELTMLPSWMEPWSAFAARNPDGLVMDQPPLRRDYGRNPYVNYDSSRWPFLYRGETPPHNIEPLARIVRVGDRAWPLARLAVAGQLNEAGLTIHWASGQSSALDRAEIGAGRDIGHIRVRDADGRDVVHDVMFAFAFHAFHPDGTWMID, from the coding sequence ATGCGCGCCCTTTTTCTTGCCCTGACCCTTGCCCTTGTGCCGACACTCGCACTCGCTGATCCGACCTTTTGGCGTGTGGAATGGCCGAACACCGATTTCAGTCGCTCAAGTGTCGACTATGCCGAAGTCCTGTCCGGCGGTCCGCCCAAGGATGGCATCCCGGCCATCGACGGCCCCACTTTCGGTCCGGTCGCGGGCAAGCGCGGCCTCGACCCACGTGAACCGGTCATCGCACTCGAGTTGTCTGGCGCGACACCGCGCGCCTATCCGATCCGCTACCTGACCTGGCATGAAATCGTGAACGACGACGTCGGCGGCCTGCCCGTGGCGGTGACTTTCTGCCCGTTGTGCAATTCCGCGATCACCTTTGACAGGCGCGTGGATGGGCGCGTTCTGTCGTTCGGGGTTTCTGGCAAACTGCGCCACTCGGATATGATCATGTACGATCGTCAGACCGAAAGCTGGTGGCAGCAAGCTGTGGGTCAGGGGATCGTGGGCGAGTTGATGGGCGCCGAGTTGACCATGCTGCCTTCGTGGATGGAGCCTTGGTCTGCCTTCGCCGCGCGAAATCCCGATGGGCTGGTGATGGATCAGCCGCCGTTGCGACGCGACTACGGGCGCAATCCCTATGTGAATTACGACAGCAGCCGCTGGCCGTTTCTCTATCGGGGGGAAACGCCGCCCCATAATATTGAACCGCTGGCTCGGATCGTGCGCGTGGGCGACCGCGCCTGGCCGCTTGCCCGGTTGGCAGTGGCAGGGCAATTGAATGAGGCTGGACTGACGATCCACTGGGCGTCTGGGCAGTCGTCCGCATTGGATCGCGCGGAAATTGGCGCCGGGCGCGATATCGGCCATATTCGCGTGCGGGACGCGGACGGGCGCGACGTCGTGCACGATGTGATGTTCGCCTTTGCCTTCCATGCCTTCCATCCAGATGGGACCTGGATGATCGACTGA
- a CDS encoding peptidylprolyl isomerase has product MRKAALTFALLAAGGSAQATGLEIDVAGEANGTITIDLLEDVAPRHVEQITALAEAGAYDGVVFHRVIDGFMAQTGDVQHGRVGGNMSLAGTGGSDRDDLAAEFSDVSFDRGVVGMARSSNPNSANSQFFIMFAPAPHLNGQYTVVGRVTDGLDVLDAIKLGTGGNGAVVGQPDLMQDVRVTD; this is encoded by the coding sequence ATGCGTAAGGCGGCCCTGACGTTCGCCCTGTTGGCTGCGGGCGGATCCGCACAAGCCACGGGTCTGGAAATCGACGTCGCCGGTGAGGCCAACGGCACGATCACCATCGACTTGCTGGAAGACGTGGCCCCCAGGCATGTGGAGCAGATCACCGCCCTGGCGGAGGCCGGAGCCTATGATGGCGTCGTCTTCCACCGTGTGATCGACGGCTTCATGGCGCAGACGGGGGACGTGCAGCACGGCCGGGTCGGTGGCAACATGTCGCTCGCCGGGACCGGCGGCAGCGATCGCGATGACCTGGCGGCGGAATTCTCGGACGTTTCGTTCGACCGGGGCGTGGTCGGCATGGCCCGGTCTTCGAACCCGAACTCGGCCAACAGCCAGTTCTTCATCATGTTCGCCCCGGCCCCCCACCTGAACGGCCAGTACACGGTCGTTGGCCGGGTGACTGACGGGCTGGACGTGCTGGATGCGATCAAGCTGGGTACCGGTGGCAATGGTGCCGTCGTCGGGCAGCCCGACCTCATGCAGGATGTGCGCGTGACGGACTGA
- a CDS encoding TRAP transporter substrate-binding protein, translated as MDRRSFLKNSTLGAGAAAGAAALAAPAYAQGNRTLTMVTTWGRGLAGVHDSAQRVADSITAMSDGALTVDLKAAGELVGAFEVFDAVTSGQADMYHGADYYFVGQHPAYAYFTAVPFGMTAQELANWYYHAGGMELHDELGQIFGLKSFLGGNTGAQAGGWFRQEINGPEDFQGLKFRMPGLGGQALGKMGASVQNLPGSEVYQALASGAIDGTEWIGPWADEKAGFQEITKTYYTAGFHEPGAGLSVATNRDVFEGLSPAHQKIIEIASAEAHQWNLAQFLANNGTALQRLQSGGVTIREFPDSVWDAMGAASQAVVDENMGDELFAKIHNSAMASMSASSNWITRSEGTYRTQRDRVRG; from the coding sequence ATGGACCGCCGTTCATTCCTTAAGAATTCGACCCTCGGTGCCGGTGCCGCCGCCGGTGCCGCCGCTCTGGCCGCACCCGCATATGCGCAGGGCAACCGCACGCTGACGATGGTGACCACCTGGGGCCGTGGCCTTGCCGGTGTGCACGACAGCGCCCAGCGCGTCGCAGACAGCATCACCGCCATGTCCGACGGTGCCCTGACCGTGGACCTCAAGGCCGCGGGCGAGCTCGTCGGTGCGTTCGAGGTGTTCGACGCCGTGACCTCTGGTCAGGCCGACATGTACCACGGCGCCGACTACTATTTCGTCGGTCAGCATCCTGCCTATGCCTATTTCACCGCCGTGCCGTTTGGCATGACGGCGCAGGAACTGGCCAACTGGTACTACCACGCCGGCGGCATGGAGCTGCACGACGAGCTGGGCCAGATCTTCGGTCTGAAGTCCTTCCTCGGCGGCAACACCGGCGCTCAGGCCGGTGGCTGGTTCCGTCAGGAAATCAACGGTCCCGAGGATTTCCAGGGTCTGAAGTTCCGTATGCCCGGCCTTGGCGGTCAGGCGCTGGGCAAGATGGGTGCTTCGGTCCAGAACCTTCCCGGTTCCGAAGTGTACCAGGCGCTGGCCTCCGGCGCGATCGACGGCACCGAGTGGATCGGTCCCTGGGCCGACGAAAAGGCCGGTTTCCAGGAAATCACCAAGACCTACTACACCGCTGGCTTCCATGAGCCGGGTGCCGGTCTGTCGGTGGCCACCAACCGCGACGTCTTCGAGGGCCTGTCCCCCGCGCACCAGAAGATCATCGAGATCGCCTCGGCCGAAGCGCACCAGTGGAACCTGGCACAGTTCCTGGCCAACAACGGTACCGCGCTGCAGCGTCTGCAGTCCGGCGGCGTGACCATCCGCGAATTCCCCGACAGCGTCTGGGATGCCATGGGTGCCGCCAGCCAGGCCGTCGTGGACGAGAACATGGGCGACGAGCTGTTCGCCAAGATCCACAACTCCGCGATGGCTTCGATGTCCGCCTCGTCGAACTGGATCACCCGTTCGGAAGGCACCTACCGCACGCAGCGCGACCGCGTGCGCGGCTGA
- a CDS encoding TRAP transporter large permease subunit has translation MPFGLDGVEVGLIIVFLCLFGGIMSGFPVAFAIAGAGVISFGIIAALDSAGILLHAAIDTASADYAGLIAEGVRRDAISIFRYPDLPRITEPLFPGGWEQALDRNISFIVNRMNERVIAGASIETLLAVLMFVMMGITLERSKIANDLLTTMARVFGPLPGGLAVSIVIVGAFLAASTGIVGATVVTMGLLALPTMLRNGYSPELSTGVIAASGTLGQIIPPSIVIVLLGTLAGDIYSTAQENRAQLVGCSDALTYLGEPAVVSVGTLFQAALLPGILLAFLYGAYAFGFALLNPAKAPPVQFAEGSGSVTTKGDALTWFLGVPVALIVGAVMLGQLGVIGSQNVQVSSYSDAGATASLRTSVSPDCQAAMIDLHGQEAWDTAVSEQAAIDDAGGVQLAQERTAEQLDVARAEALANAAPIGTGIAILFVGLALVLATARGVNPLADEKPLLIGAGGVLLAFVIDWLLIAPTTSSGVTFVLMAIPLAITLYGVWPAFERLAQNELLRVVFPPLVLIVAVLGSILGGITNPTPAAALGAGGAIMLAAYRKLAEEDGKKGSIILLASLALVVMLLFGINFDLRTGLETTTAADVIANLIAQAAYHFAFIGLLYGCWVLFRTGVLGPVVRETAKVTSMVFTILIGSQLLNLVLISFGGEHYIQDFLRSFDNELKVFLIVMLVLFILGFVLDFLEIIYIVIPIVGPVIYGGTFDPKWVTIMIAVNLQTSFLTPPFGFALFYLRGVAPKEVTTGHIYRGVIPFVLIQVAGLALLWWVPSIVTIVPNLLP, from the coding sequence ATGCCATTTGGTTTGGACGGGGTCGAAGTCGGCCTGATCATCGTTTTCCTTTGCCTGTTCGGCGGGATCATGTCGGGCTTTCCGGTGGCGTTCGCCATTGCCGGGGCAGGGGTCATCAGCTTTGGCATCATCGCCGCGCTCGACAGTGCGGGCATCTTGCTGCATGCGGCCATCGACACAGCATCGGCGGATTACGCCGGGTTGATCGCCGAGGGCGTGCGACGCGACGCCATCTCCATCTTCCGCTACCCGGACCTTCCGCGCATCACCGAGCCGCTCTTCCCCGGTGGCTGGGAACAGGCGCTGGATCGCAATATCTCCTTCATCGTGAACCGCATGAACGAGCGCGTCATCGCGGGTGCCTCCATCGAGACGCTGCTGGCCGTTCTGATGTTCGTGATGATGGGGATCACGCTGGAGCGGTCCAAGATCGCCAACGATCTGCTGACCACCATGGCAAGGGTGTTCGGCCCGCTGCCGGGCGGCCTGGCCGTGTCCATCGTGATTGTGGGCGCTTTCCTGGCCGCCTCGACCGGGATCGTGGGCGCAACCGTTGTAACCATGGGCCTGCTGGCGTTGCCGACGATGTTGCGCAACGGCTATTCGCCCGAGCTGTCGACCGGCGTGATCGCGGCCTCCGGTACCCTGGGGCAGATCATCCCGCCGTCGATCGTCATCGTGCTTTTGGGAACCTTGGCGGGCGACATCTATTCCACCGCTCAGGAGAACCGTGCGCAACTTGTCGGATGCTCCGACGCGTTGACCTATCTGGGCGAGCCTGCCGTGGTGTCTGTCGGCACGTTGTTCCAGGCCGCGTTGCTGCCCGGTATCCTGCTCGCGTTCCTTTACGGGGCCTATGCGTTCGGCTTCGCGTTGTTGAACCCGGCCAAGGCGCCGCCGGTTCAGTTCGCCGAGGGCAGCGGATCGGTCACCACCAAGGGCGACGCCCTGACCTGGTTCCTGGGCGTGCCCGTCGCCTTGATCGTCGGTGCGGTCATGCTGGGGCAGCTGGGCGTCATCGGGTCGCAGAACGTTCAGGTCAGCAGCTATTCCGATGCCGGGGCCACGGCCTCCTTGCGGACCAGTGTTTCGCCTGACTGTCAGGCGGCGATGATCGACCTGCATGGCCAGGAGGCCTGGGACACGGCCGTCAGCGAACAGGCTGCTATCGACGATGCCGGTGGCGTGCAACTGGCGCAGGAACGAACGGCAGAGCAGCTGGACGTCGCCCGTGCCGAGGCGCTTGCCAACGCGGCACCCATCGGGACCGGCATTGCCATTCTCTTTGTCGGTCTGGCGCTGGTTCTGGCGACCGCCCGCGGGGTCAACCCGCTGGCCGATGAGAAGCCGTTGCTGATCGGGGCAGGGGGCGTGTTGCTGGCCTTTGTCATCGACTGGCTCTTGATCGCGCCCACCACCTCCTCCGGCGTGACCTTCGTTCTGATGGCCATTCCGTTGGCGATCACGCTGTACGGCGTCTGGCCCGCCTTCGAGAGGCTCGCGCAGAACGAGCTGCTGCGCGTGGTGTTCCCGCCGCTGGTCTTGATCGTCGCCGTTCTGGGGTCGATCCTGGGCGGCATCACCAACCCGACGCCCGCCGCGGCCCTGGGGGCCGGCGGGGCCATCATGCTGGCCGCCTATCGCAAGCTGGCGGAAGAGGACGGCAAGAAGGGCTCGATCATCCTGCTCGCCTCGCTGGCTTTGGTGGTGATGTTGCTGTTCGGGATCAACTTCGATCTGCGCACTGGATTGGAGACGACGACCGCAGCCGATGTCATCGCCAATTTGATCGCCCAGGCAGCCTATCACTTTGCCTTCATCGGACTGCTCTATGGCTGCTGGGTGCTGTTCCGCACTGGCGTTCTGGGCCCCGTCGTGCGGGAAACGGCCAAGGTGACATCGATGGTCTTTACCATCCTCATCGGATCGCAGCTGTTGAACCTGGTGCTGATTTCGTTTGGCGGCGAACACTACATTCAGGATTTCCTGCGCAGCTTCGACAATGAGCTGAAGGTTTTCCTGATCGTGATGCTCGTGCTGTTCATCCTGGGCTTCGTCCTCGACTTCCTGGAGATCATCTACATCGTCATCCCGATCGTGGGTCCGGTCATCTACGGCGGCACCTTCGATCCGAAGTGGGTGACGATCATGATCGCGGTGAACCTGCAGACCTCCTTCCTGACGCCGCCCTTTGGCTTTGCGCTTTTCTACCTGCGCGGCGTCGCCCCGAAGGAGGTCACGACCGGGCACATCTACCGCGGGGTCATTCCCTTCGTTCTGATTCAGGTCGCCGGTTTGGCCTTGCTGTGGTGGGTGCCCTCAATTGTGACGATCGTGCCCAATTTGCTGCCCTGA
- a CDS encoding anhydro-N-acetylmuramic acid kinase: MQPIRALGAMSGTSLDGVDAAEIWTDGVTIDGFGDNDYRPYSDAEQATIRTALGRWQGEPDVAEAAEIVETAHARLLARFDKAQVIGFHGQTLAHDPANRRTHQAGDGDLLAEVLGKPVVWDFRTADVRLGGEGAPLAPIFHHACARWMGATAPVAFLNLGGVGNLTWADPTRAPDEAGALLAFDTGPANAPINDLCMDWLGQPFDRDGELAREGAVHGDLVAQVMQHPYFFRMPPKSLDRDAFSGVVAEFDALPPSHAAATWVAVIAASVAHGLAQVPTRPDRLLVCGGGRHNPAIMAALSQALPCDVAPVEAVGLNGDMLEAQAFAYLAVRVLRGLPTSFPGTTGVAAQVGGGQVSGDRTALDSFVSGARQDPRRRVRHPR; this comes from the coding sequence ATGCAGCCGATCCGTGCCTTGGGTGCCATGTCCGGCACCTCTCTGGATGGTGTGGACGCCGCCGAGATCTGGACCGATGGCGTGACCATCGACGGGTTCGGCGACAACGACTATCGCCCCTATTCCGACGCAGAGCAGGCGACGATCCGTACCGCTTTGGGCCGTTGGCAAGGTGAACCGGACGTCGCCGAGGCCGCCGAAATCGTCGAGACGGCCCACGCCCGCCTGCTGGCCCGGTTCGACAAGGCGCAGGTGATCGGTTTTCACGGGCAGACGTTGGCCCATGATCCGGCAAACCGACGCACCCATCAGGCCGGCGACGGCGATCTGCTGGCCGAGGTCCTGGGCAAACCGGTCGTCTGGGATTTCCGGACTGCCGATGTGCGCTTGGGCGGCGAAGGCGCCCCGCTCGCCCCGATTTTCCACCACGCCTGCGCGCGGTGGATGGGGGCCACGGCACCCGTGGCCTTTCTCAACCTCGGAGGCGTCGGCAACCTGACCTGGGCCGATCCGACCCGCGCGCCGGACGAGGCAGGTGCCCTTTTGGCCTTTGACACCGGGCCCGCGAATGCGCCGATCAACGATCTCTGCATGGACTGGCTTGGACAGCCGTTCGACCGGGACGGAGAACTGGCCCGCGAGGGCGCGGTGCACGGGGACCTGGTGGCCCAGGTCATGCAGCATCCCTATTTCTTCCGCATGCCGCCAAAATCGCTGGACCGGGATGCCTTCAGCGGGGTCGTGGCGGAGTTCGACGCGCTGCCGCCCAGTCATGCGGCGGCGACCTGGGTTGCGGTGATTGCAGCCTCTGTCGCCCATGGGTTGGCGCAGGTGCCGACCCGGCCCGACCGCCTGTTGGTGTGCGGTGGTGGGCGGCACAATCCGGCGATCATGGCCGCGCTGTCCCAGGCGTTGCCCTGCGATGTGGCCCCGGTCGAGGCCGTCGGATTGAACGGCGACATGCTCGAGGCGCAGGCCTTTGCCTATCTCGCCGTTCGCGTGCTGCGCGGATTGCCGACATCGTTTCCCGGCACCACCGGCGTAGCGGCGCAGGTCGGGGGTGGTCAGGTCAGTGGGGACCGCACAGCGCTGGACAGCTTCGTCTCAGGCGCTAGACAGGACCCGAGACGCCGGGTAAGACACCCCCGTTAG
- a CDS encoding peptidylprolyl isomerase, producing the protein MADIKDPENTILIELKDGTVAIELLADVAPGHADRMKELAREGAYDGVVFHRVIEGFMAQTGDVEHGKDGGNTARAGTGGSDKPDLKAEFSGVPHDRGTLGAARSANPDSANSQFFINFADNHFLNRQYTVYGRVISGMEHVDKITRGEPPANPDKMISVKVAADA; encoded by the coding sequence ATGGCCGACATCAAGGACCCCGAGAACACCATTCTCATCGAACTCAAGGACGGCACAGTGGCCATCGAGTTGCTGGCCGATGTGGCCCCGGGCCACGCAGACCGCATGAAAGAACTGGCACGCGAAGGTGCCTATGACGGCGTCGTCTTCCACCGCGTGATCGAAGGTTTCATGGCGCAGACCGGCGATGTGGAGCACGGCAAAGATGGCGGGAACACTGCCCGCGCTGGCACCGGTGGTTCTGACAAGCCTGACCTGAAAGCCGAGTTTTCCGGCGTGCCGCACGACCGCGGCACCCTGGGCGCGGCCCGGTCGGCCAACCCCGATTCAGCCAACAGCCAGTTCTTCATCAACTTTGCCGACAATCATTTCCTGAACCGCCAGTACACGGTCTATGGCCGCGTCATTTCGGGGATGGAGCACGTCGACAAGATCACCCGTGGCGAGCCGCCTGCAAACCCGGACAAGATGATCTCCGTCAAAGTGGCTGCCGATGCGTAA
- the tyrS gene encoding tyrosine--tRNA ligase — protein MTYHPKSDFLRVMMERGFLADCTDYQSLDDALLAGVVPAYIGYDATAKSLHVGHLMNIMVLRWFQKTGGKPITLMGGGTTKVGDPSFRSDERPLLNAAAIDANINGMQQVFAKYLSYGDGATDAIMLNNAEWLDGLNYLDFLRDIGRHFSVNRMLSFESVKSRLDREQSLSFLEFNYMILQAYDFLELNRRYGCLLQMGGSDQWGNIVNGIDLTRRVLDHEIYGLTTPLLTTSDGRKMGKSANGAVWLNGDMLSPYEFWQFWRNTTDADTGKFLKLFTELSIDECDRLGALEGSEINAAKILLANEVTTLLHGADAAAAAEATAREVFEKGGAGDDLPTATITAAEAAEGVSIVQLFVRAGLAKSGKEAKRLIAEGGARRDDEAVTDPGLVLRDGDFAAPVKLSAGRKRHALIRLDD, from the coding sequence ATGACCTACCACCCCAAATCCGACTTTCTGCGTGTGATGATGGAGCGCGGCTTCCTGGCCGACTGCACCGATTATCAGTCGCTGGACGATGCCCTGCTGGCCGGAGTGGTCCCCGCCTATATCGGGTATGACGCGACGGCCAAGTCGTTGCACGTCGGTCATCTGATGAACATCATGGTCCTGCGCTGGTTCCAGAAGACCGGCGGCAAGCCGATCACCCTGATGGGCGGCGGCACGACCAAGGTCGGGGACCCGTCCTTTCGATCCGATGAACGCCCCCTGCTGAATGCGGCAGCGATCGATGCCAACATCAACGGGATGCAGCAGGTCTTTGCCAAATACCTCAGCTATGGTGATGGCGCGACCGATGCGATCATGCTCAATAACGCGGAATGGCTGGACGGCCTGAACTACCTCGACTTTCTGAGGGACATCGGGCGGCATTTCAGCGTCAATCGGATGCTGTCCTTTGAATCCGTCAAGTCGCGTCTGGACCGGGAACAATCGCTGAGCTTCCTGGAATTCAACTACATGATCCTTCAGGCCTATGACTTCCTGGAGCTGAACCGCCGCTACGGCTGCCTGCTGCAAATGGGCGGGTCGGATCAATGGGGCAACATCGTCAACGGGATCGACCTGACCCGGCGCGTTTTGGATCATGAGATCTACGGCCTGACCACCCCGCTGCTGACCACATCTGACGGCCGCAAGATGGGCAAGAGCGCGAACGGTGCCGTCTGGCTGAACGGCGACATGCTGTCACCTTACGAATTCTGGCAGTTCTGGCGCAACACCACGGATGCCGACACGGGCAAGTTCCTGAAACTCTTTACCGAGCTGTCCATCGACGAATGCGACCGTCTGGGTGCGTTGGAAGGGTCTGAAATCAACGCCGCCAAGATCCTGCTGGCCAACGAGGTGACCACCCTGCTGCATGGTGCCGACGCCGCCGCAGCAGCAGAGGCAACGGCACGCGAAGTGTTCGAGAAGGGCGGCGCAGGCGACGATCTGCCCACCGCGACGATCACCGCGGCAGAAGCAGCCGAAGGCGTATCCATCGTTCAGCTGTTCGTGCGCGCGGGCCTGGCCAAATCCGGCAAAGAGGCCAAGCGCCTGATCGCCGAGGGGGGCGCGCGGCGCGATGATGAGGCGGTGACCGATCCTGGCCTTGTGCTGCGCGACGGTGACTTTGCCGCGCCGGTCAAATTGTCGGCCGGTCGAAAACGCCATGCTCTCATTCGGTTGGATGACTGA
- the zwf gene encoding glucose-6-phosphate dehydrogenase: MVSRTIPVDTFDLILFGATGDLAARKILPSLYRRFVAGQMPDDARVIGAARSDMDDKAFRKLVAKALSTYVAESKRDKKTIDAFLAQCSYIAVDAMGDGGWAELKASVRDEVVKAFYFSVAPSLFGPLAERLRSNGIACENSRLVVEKPFGTDLATAKKLNADLAASFDETQIYRIDHFLGKETVQNLMAVRFSNVLFEPLWNERYIDHVQITVAEPMGVGGRGGYYDTSGAMRDMVQNHLMQLLCLTAMEPPATFDPDRLRDEKLKVIRALDPIGPKDIVRGQYKATDTAPSYIEDAENPDSKTESFVAMKIGISNWRWKHTPFYLRTGKRMTKRLSEIVVQFKETPHSIFERDEESKANTLTIRLQPDEGMDLSVTIKEPGPGGMRLVNVPLDMTFADALGPNGEEIPDAYERLIMDVIRGNQTLFMRGDEVEAAWAWTDPIIEAWTERGDRPHPYTQGSSGPEEALALMHRDGRRWRDLGEE; the protein is encoded by the coding sequence ATGGTCTCCAGAACGATCCCTGTGGACACCTTTGACCTCATTCTCTTTGGGGCAACGGGGGACCTTGCGGCGCGCAAGATTCTGCCGTCGCTCTATCGACGCTTTGTCGCGGGGCAGATGCCGGACGATGCGCGGGTCATCGGTGCGGCCCGGTCCGACATGGACGACAAGGCCTTTCGCAAATTGGTGGCCAAGGCCCTGTCGACGTATGTGGCGGAGTCCAAGCGCGACAAGAAAACGATCGACGCCTTTCTGGCGCAGTGCAGCTATATCGCCGTGGACGCCATGGGCGACGGCGGCTGGGCAGAGCTGAAGGCCAGCGTGCGCGATGAGGTGGTCAAGGCATTCTATTTCTCTGTCGCACCCAGCCTGTTCGGCCCTCTCGCCGAACGCCTTCGGTCCAACGGCATTGCCTGCGAGAATTCCCGCCTTGTGGTCGAAAAACCCTTTGGCACCGACCTGGCCACCGCCAAAAAGCTGAACGCGGATCTGGCCGCCAGCTTTGACGAGACGCAGATCTACCGGATCGATCATTTTCTGGGCAAGGAAACCGTCCAGAACCTGATGGCGGTTCGCTTTTCCAACGTGCTGTTCGAGCCGCTCTGGAACGAGCGGTATATCGACCATGTCCAGATCACAGTGGCAGAACCCATGGGGGTCGGTGGGCGTGGGGGGTATTATGACACCTCGGGCGCGATGCGCGACATGGTGCAGAACCACCTGATGCAACTGCTGTGCCTGACCGCGATGGAGCCGCCGGCGACGTTCGATCCTGACCGTTTGCGCGATGAAAAGCTGAAGGTCATTCGCGCGTTGGATCCGATTGGGCCAAAAGACATCGTGCGCGGGCAGTACAAGGCCACGGACACGGCCCCCTCTTACATCGAGGATGCCGAGAACCCCGACAGCAAGACGGAAAGCTTCGTCGCGATGAAGATCGGGATTTCCAACTGGCGATGGAAGCATACGCCCTTTTATCTGCGCACCGGCAAGCGGATGACCAAGCGCCTGTCCGAGATCGTCGTGCAGTTCAAGGAAACCCCGCATTCCATCTTTGAGCGCGACGAGGAGTCGAAGGCGAATACTCTGACGATCCGTCTGCAGCCCGACGAAGGCATGGACCTGTCTGTCACCATCAAGGAGCCGGGGCCCGGCGGCATGCGACTGGTGAACGTGCCCCTGGACATGACCTTTGCCGATGCTCTTGGCCCCAACGGCGAAGAGATCCCCGATGCCTATGAGCGTCTGATCATGGACGTGATCCGGGGCAATCAGACGCTGTTCATGCGCGGTGACGAGGTCGAGGCGGCCTGGGCCTGGACCGATCCCATCATCGAGGCCTGGACCGAACGCGGTGACAGGCCACATCCTTACACGCAGGGGTCCAGCGGCCCGGAGGAGGCGCTGGCGCTCATGCACCGCGATGGCCGCCGCTGGCGCGACCTTGGGGAGGAATGA
- a CDS encoding TRAP transporter small permease subunit — protein MLEAISGFFTNLALAFYNLGYAVTHPGSWLAWTTSWETVEDKQSLMRLVYYGASKELFFVLLVIFLGITLAGWFFRDFLWGVVRVLEGAMNWLGRIAAWAGLFMVLQQIMIVFLQRIFRVSEISIGPFGTVFTRDLSWYSEELKLYNAMIVCLCVSWTFIQGGHVRVDLVYSAVGHRTKRAIDMAGALLFMVPSLVLIWLFSWFFFWRSMITPATSASDQLDRLMLKARAVRWNVETIGFSPNGFDAYFLFKVLILLFAATALIQACAFFWRSWLELREGEISAGRYLDKDILGDEDAERVAEIH, from the coding sequence ATGCTCGAAGCCATTTCAGGGTTCTTCACGAACCTCGCGCTCGCTTTCTACAATCTGGGCTATGCGGTGACCCATCCGGGGTCCTGGCTTGCCTGGACCACGTCCTGGGAAACGGTGGAAGACAAGCAAAGCCTCATGCGGCTCGTCTACTATGGGGCCAGCAAAGAGCTGTTCTTCGTTCTGCTGGTCATATTCCTGGGCATCACACTTGCAGGCTGGTTCTTCCGCGACTTCCTCTGGGGGGTCGTTCGCGTGCTGGAAGGCGCGATGAACTGGTTGGGCCGGATCGCCGCCTGGGCCGGGTTGTTCATGGTTCTGCAGCAGATCATGATCGTGTTCCTGCAGCGCATCTTCCGGGTCTCGGAAATCTCCATCGGGCCGTTCGGCACCGTCTTTACCCGCGACCTGTCGTGGTATTCCGAAGAGCTGAAGCTGTATAACGCGATGATCGTCTGTCTTTGCGTGTCCTGGACCTTTATCCAGGGCGGGCACGTGCGGGTCGATCTGGTCTATTCCGCCGTCGGGCATCGCACCAAGCGGGCCATCGACATGGCCGGGGCGCTGCTGTTCATGGTGCCGTCGCTGGTTCTGATCTGGCTGTTCAGCTGGTTCTTCTTCTGGCGTTCGATGATCACGCCCGCGACCTCCGCCTCCGATCAGTTGGACCGCCTGATGCTCAAGGCGCGCGCGGTGCGCTGGAACGTCGAGACCATCGGCTTCAGCCCGAACGGCTTTGACGCCTACTTCCTGTTCAAGGTCCTGATCCTGCTGTTCGCGGCCACCGCCCTGATACAGGCCTGTGCCTTCTTCTGGCGCAGCTGGCTGGAACTGCGGGAAGGCGAGATCAGCGCAGGCCGCTACCTCGACAAAGATATCCTGGGCGACGAAGACGCGGAACGCGTCGCCGAAATCCACTGA